A single genomic interval of Desulfonispora thiosulfatigenes DSM 11270 harbors:
- a CDS encoding ABC transporter permease, producing the protein MKRELKFLLSYKRLLIIILIIPILFSSFYAYLYQGNIVNHLKVGIIDYKPSGISRQIVNGFEKSSKFEVEMLSSEEEIIPLMEQDKIDGVIILPADFTKNIKSGRQSSVFASANGTNLLISNNFMVGALEIINTFDTGIVIKNVASKGALNSIAYAEAMPISLSLHPWYNPTTGYANFFLPGLIVFIVQQATFLVVAITITNERKNNTLKLLTQSYHTFGIISGKILTYTMLSIISCFSSIYVVFKYFNMPIYGSLLSIGSLTLAFSLCICTMGMFLSIICNKSLDSIQYSMLIALPSFLLSGYTWPMQAMPDYLAFVGKLLPLTYIANNLRKLSLMGVDYSLIKEDIGTLLLMTCIFLILSLVIFWWKFKRVKVNKKESITA; encoded by the coding sequence ATGAAAAGAGAATTAAAATTTTTACTAAGCTATAAACGATTATTAATAATTATTTTGATAATACCAATTTTATTTTCTTCCTTTTATGCCTATTTGTATCAAGGTAATATTGTTAATCATTTAAAGGTTGGTATTATAGATTACAAACCTAGTGGAATATCGAGGCAAATTGTTAATGGTTTTGAAAAGTCGTCAAAATTTGAAGTAGAAATGCTTTCAAGTGAAGAAGAAATTATTCCTTTAATGGAGCAGGATAAGATAGATGGAGTTATTATTCTGCCAGCTGATTTTACAAAAAACATAAAAAGTGGTAGACAATCTAGTGTTTTTGCTTCTGCAAATGGAACCAATTTATTGATTAGTAATAATTTTATGGTAGGAGCGCTAGAGATTATCAATACCTTTGATACGGGAATAGTGATTAAAAACGTTGCATCTAAAGGAGCTTTAAACAGTATAGCTTATGCAGAAGCCATGCCTATTTCTTTATCACTGCATCCCTGGTATAATCCAACTACGGGTTATGCGAACTTTTTTCTGCCAGGTTTAATTGTGTTTATAGTACAACAAGCAACCTTTTTAGTAGTCGCAATTACGATTACCAATGAAAGGAAAAACAACACCTTAAAATTATTGACTCAAAGTTATCATACTTTTGGCATAATTTCAGGAAAGATATTAACTTACACAATGTTATCAATTATCTCATGCTTTAGCTCAATTTACGTAGTTTTTAAATATTTTAATATGCCGATCTATGGAAGTTTATTATCGATTGGTAGTTTGACTTTAGCTTTTAGTTTATGTATTTGTACGATGGGAATGTTTTTATCCATCATATGCAATAAGTCATTAGATTCTATTCAGTACTCGATGTTAATAGCTCTGCCTTCGTTTTTATTATCAGGATATACTTGGCCAATGCAAGCTATGCCAGATTATCTTGCTTTTGTAGGTAAATTATTACCTCTAACGTATATAGCAAATAATTTGCGTAAGCTAAGTTTAATGGGTGTAGACTATTCATTGATTAAAGAAGATATAGGTACTTTATTATTGATGACGTGTA
- a CDS encoding ABC transporter permease → MIKGFFYVFFREIRILFKDKKSFAVLLFVPILYTLVFGYMYQANMVKHVKTAVINYSPSNISRMVTNGFEKSDRFDIKYYLNDEGKIKSLMENDEIDVAVIIPRDFTKNIKNGKASSVFLGIDTSNVAISNGAMASAMQIVQTYSKGTVIKKLEATGLLAEEASSKAMPISVSFHPWYNPSFGYTNFILLGVMAVALQQITLMFAANSLTREIERNELNELLKYNPIAMYIGKFIVYLLAGLFTLIGGCLVAFKIFHVPLQSEAVYILLLAVPFYISIISFGFFIAIFCKNQGESAQIAMLLAYPTFLLSGFTWPLASMPETLQMVSKALPLTYFASNIRKISLMELNFEALKNELYSLCALSCIYFVISLIVVVFKYKASNSSKEAASLEGKKVQEC, encoded by the coding sequence ATGATAAAAGGTTTTTTCTATGTATTTTTTCGAGAAATACGGATACTTTTCAAAGATAAAAAATCATTTGCTGTACTACTATTTGTACCTATTTTATATACTTTAGTTTTTGGATATATGTATCAAGCCAATATGGTTAAACATGTAAAAACAGCCGTAATCAATTATAGTCCTAGCAATATAAGTAGAATGGTTACAAATGGTTTTGAAAAATCTGATCGCTTTGATATTAAATATTATTTAAATGACGAGGGAAAGATTAAAAGTTTGATGGAAAATGATGAAATTGATGTAGCTGTAATAATTCCACGAGACTTTACTAAGAATATTAAAAATGGTAAAGCAAGCAGCGTGTTCTTAGGAATTGATACTTCTAATGTAGCAATTTCAAATGGGGCAATGGCCTCTGCAATGCAAATAGTCCAGACTTACTCTAAGGGGACAGTTATAAAAAAACTAGAAGCTACAGGTTTATTAGCTGAAGAAGCATCAAGCAAGGCTATGCCAATCTCGGTAAGTTTTCATCCTTGGTATAATCCAAGCTTCGGTTATACTAATTTTATTCTTTTAGGAGTTATGGCAGTAGCACTTCAACAGATAACCTTAATGTTTGCTGCAAATTCTCTAACTAGAGAAATAGAAAGAAATGAGTTAAATGAGCTCTTAAAGTATAATCCCATAGCAATGTATATAGGGAAATTTATAGTCTATTTATTAGCAGGGTTATTTACCTTAATTGGTGGATGCCTTGTAGCCTTTAAAATTTTTCATGTACCTTTACAAAGTGAAGCTGTATATATTTTATTACTTGCTGTTCCTTTTTATATTTCAATTATTTCCTTTGGATTCTTCATTGCTATCTTTTGCAAGAATCAAGGAGAATCCGCTCAAATTGCAATGTTATTAGCGTATCCAACCTTTTTGTTATCAGGGTTTACTTGGCCCCTTGCAAGTATGCCGGAAACGCTACAAATGGTATCTAAAGCACTACCATTAACTTATTTTGCAAGCAATATTCGTAAAATATCGTTAATGGAATTGAATTTTGAAGCTTTGAAAAATGAGTTATATTCATTATGTGCTTTATCTTGTATATACTTTGTAATTAGTTTAATTGTTGTGGTATTTAAATATAAAGCATCTAATTCTTCTAAAGAGGCTGCTAGTTTAGAGGGAAAGAAGGTGCAAGAATGCTAG